The Phaseolus vulgaris cultivar G19833 chromosome 10, P. vulgaris v2.0, whole genome shotgun sequence DNA window caaaggtatggtttttctttcttgtttgcTCTTGCGCGTTACTGTATTAACCTGCCTGGGTCTGTTTTCATTTCTGCATCTCtgtgtttttcttatttcttcGTTTTCCCCGTTCTTCTCTTTTCCGCGTGGGTAGGatttttctagggttttctCCCCCCTTGCCTCTTCGAGCCCTCTTTGCTGAACCTTTACCTTTTCTTTCTTTAGCTCTTCATCCATCCATGGCACGAACAAAAATAACACCCAATCCCCCTCCCCTAAGGGTTCACTACAAGGCCCTCTATTCATGGGCCTCCGACGAGCTATTGAACGAATGCACCAATCTGACCACTGTTGAAGACATAGAGAATCATCTGGGTGACTTGCGGTTGTATAACTTCAACGCCTTCTGCAAAACCCATGATTCCCACATCTCCATTCGTCATGGCACCCCTGGGGAGCCAGTTTGTGTGGACGATAGGTCCAACAGGGgaaaacccttcttcttcttttaccaAGCAGTATTCAAACGTATCGGCCTGCGCCTTCCCTTCACGaccttcgagagggagctgctcaCGGAGGTCAATGTAGCCCCTGCCCAACTACATCCCAATGGCTGGGCCTTCGTCCGGGCTTTCCTGATCTTATGTGGGTACCTGGGCATCCCACCATCAGTGGATGTTTTCCTCCACTTCTTTGAAGTAAAAAAGCAAGGGAAAAGtctctgggtgagcttttctGGGGTCGCTAGCAGGATCCTCTtcaccctcttccaaaactccttcaaCGGTTGGAAGGGTAActtcttcagggtgtgttgcgccaagcacgaccccacaaccctggatggcttccccctatACTGGACGAAGAAGCCCAATCCGATCAAACCCAAATCTTTGGACGAGTTGGCCTCTGCCGATAGGGAGGTCTGTGTGGCGTTGGCTGGCCTGAAAGTTGTCTTCCACACCCCAACATTGATATCTCGCGAATTTAAGGCCAACGCCCTCTCTGCATACTTTGGTAGGGAGTCTCGTCCTTTACTTGTTTTCTTCATATCTGATTCTTGGTCGTTCTCTAATTATTGCAAGCAATGTTTATCTACTCTAACCCCCACGCGTGCTGTTGCTTCGTGAATTTACCTTCGTAGCAGAGTGGAATCCTGTACTTGGCCCTGAGTTCGAATTTTGATTTTGTGTTTCCATGCCTCGCCCTCCGTATTTGATACTTCTCTCTAATTAACCTTTTGTTGCTTGGTTTGTTTTGGTGCAACATCAATGATGGGTTCTGCAACACAAGCTGATTTGGCCAGGTCTTTGAAGGCTCGTCTTGGCGCGAAGTCTGCAAAGGGCGGCGCCTCCAGCACTTCCCCCCTTAAGTCTAATCCATCGCCACCATCACTACCATCTCATTCTACTGAAACATCTGATTCCCCCCATTCCCACCATACACCATcccaccaaacaccaaactcccCTCTCACATCGCAAACACCTTCCACAGCCCAAACACCCCACTCCCCTCCAACACTCCAAACACCCAACTCACCACTTCCCATTGCTGCAGTCCCACTGGCTGCAGCTAGTGCTCCCTCCATAGCTCCTCCCGACAAAGGCAAGAGGGTGCCTATTGTGTCTTCCGAGGATGACGACTCGGATGTGGGGCCTGCTTATAAGAGAAGGAGGACCAATCGAGTCGTCCACTCACGCTCTTCTTCGCCTCCGCACGGGGGGTCCATGAGGGATAACCCCCCTAGCGCCACATCTCCCCCATGCCAAACAGTCCAAGATGAGGGGGTGGTGGAGTCCATGCCTTCATCAGTACCAATACCAGCGCCAATCCCAACATCAACATCAACAacaacaccaacaccaaccGCCCCAACAACCACCCCAGAACTTATAACAATTCCCCCTCCCATCATGCAACTGATGAGGGACTTATAACAATTCCTCCTTCTGGGGTGCCACGGTCAGAGGGCATGCCTTACTACCTGGGTGCCTTCTTGGCCGTAACCCTTGAGTGGCGCGCCCAAGCGAAGTCCAAAGCTGTCAAGGCGCGCACGCTCCAAACCCTTCGACAGGAAGTGGCTGCCCTGAAGGAAGAGAAGGAGAGCTTGTGCCGCAGCTGTGTGTGCCATGAGGAGGTCTACAAAGCCTCCTTGAGAGATGCCCGAGAGTCCAACGCGGAAGCCTGCAAACGGCTTACTAAGCTCCTTGAACAAGTAGCGTCTCTTCAGTCTAAGATCGTCTCCCTTGAAGCGGCGATGCGAACCTCCGAGGCACAACAGAAACTACTTGCTGATCAATGTGCTGCCCGGGGGCAATCGCTGGAGAAGACCGAGGGGGAGCTAGCTGAAAAGATGGAAAAGCTCAACCTTCTCCAAACCGAGCATAATCAGTTTCAGGCTGAATTGAATAGGCTTCAAGTGGAGAAGGAAGCTCTTGAGAAGCAGCTAGCCTCTGGTGACTCCACGATTGAAGATCTGGAGAGGGCCAAAAGGGAGCTCATTGCAGAGAGGGAAGCCCGAGACTCCACCATCGAAAATCTGGAGCGGGCTAAAGGAAAACTTATTGACAACATGGCTGATATCTTTGCAGAGGGATTCAAGGAGGCCTTAGCTCAAGCCGCCTGTGAAAACCCGGGTGTTGACACCTCCAACTGTAACCCTCTCAACCATATTGTTGATGGGAAGGTCGTTCCCCTCGACCTTGGGGAATGAGCTGTGCGGACCTTGACCTCTTTTGTTTTCTTGTAAATCTATATTGACAATCATTTGAATTTACCTGTAATTCTGATAATTGgcttttgttttaatatatattcGCCTTTTGTCTTTAAATCCTTGCTGCTTTAACTTCTCTTGTAGCTTCTATTACTCTTTATCTGTCTCTGTTTTCTTTATCCTATCAAAAGCGTAATTGGTAGCTACTTCCGATGCATGATTCATCGTTTTACCCCTTTAGGTAGCACGTAACTTCCTTTTACTCTCCCTTCCTAAGTCGTGACGCGTACCTTTCCCTTGGTCTCTTTACCAGGAAACTTATTTGGTCTTTGTATCTGCAAGGAATCTTACTCACGAAGGCATCGCCTCTTTCGTCGTTGCCAAGGGTAAAGGAGGATTTAGCTTTGCATATTTCTCCTACCTTTGGTAACCCATGCTTCCCTCCTTGATCTCCTTCTTGCTCTTCACTTACTTGTTCTTGAGCCCCCAAACACTTACTACCAAGTTCTTCTCTGGTTTTACCATTGCTTGGGGCGAAAGGGgtcttatctttttctttctggcctcgacatcgctcaagggcgaggagggcttAGCTGTTCTCTTGTGGCCTTGACATCGCCcgagggcgaggagggcttATCTCAACTGTACTGGGTGCCCATGCTCGAGGAGggacctgctctgggtgtcctcagCGTATCTAGACACTTGGGAAGAAAGTCGCGCTCTGGtccccacgcccatggagaggcccaTACAATCAAcaccgtatcgtccatggagtgtctaaaacaccaaggcaacttaGCCCTTATCTCTTTGCGTTTGGTGCCCACACCTGAGTAGAGGCCTACTACGTCAGCGTCGTATCGTCCTTAGGGTGTCTAAAACACcagacaccggggctagctgtACATTCCTGAGGCGGGGgcatcccgaaggaatccccTAACCCCTGGTCAAGGACTAGACGCCTGGATTTTTGACTTATATTgacatctggtaccggggctagttattcatacttgaggagggggcgtcccgaaggaatcccttaacccctgctcaaggactaggctcccggattttaacttatactgacaTCTGTTACTGGGGCTAGCTATtaatacttgaggagggggcgtcccgaaggaatcccttaaccctgctcaaggactaggcttccggattttaacttgtactgacatacctgttatctggagggggcgtcccgaaggaatcccttaacccctgctcaaggactaggcttctggattttaacttgtactgacatacctgttatcttgctC harbors:
- the LOC137815531 gene encoding uncharacterized protein, which translates into the protein MPYYLGAFLAVTLEWRAQAKSKAVKARTLQTLRQEVAALKEEKESLCRSCVCHEEVYKASLRDARESNAEACKRLTKLLEQVASLQSKIVSLEAAMRTSEAQQKLLADQCAARGQSLEKTEGELAEKMEKLNLLQTEHNQFQAELNRLQVEKEALEKQLASGDSTIEDLERAKRELIAEREARDSTIENLERAKGKLIDNMADIFAEGFKEALAQAACENPGVDTSNCNPLNHIVDGKVVPLDLGE